CCTGAGATTCATTCCTCACGCTCTAAGAAAATGACCAGCTCAAATGttaggaaaatttttattaacagTTTAAAGAAGTGATTTTAAGTTTCTATTTACTAAATTTTGCTCAGCTATCCATAGGAAGACCACATAGCCCAATTTGCCTGGAATAGTCCCAGTTTATACCAGTTATCTTAATGCAGTTATTAATAGGGCCTCTTTCACTCCCAGTGCCCTGGTTTGGGTAGAATATATGGTCACGCAGTAGGCAGACATCAGCATTTGTGGCTGTGCGTTACTGTCACCTTGGTTACGGTTATGGAACTCCTCCTTGAGTTCAGGCTCCCAGCTCTCGCGAATGCTTCAGCGACTGTTTTATTATAGAGGGAAACATCAACCCAGAGCCCCAACATGGGGAGGTCACTCTCCCATCGTACTGTCTGAACCTTTAGTAAATCTCCGTGGAATTCTTTTGTAGGTGAGGAGGGTAAGGGAAGACCTAGAATACAAAGTCGGTGCCTTTGGATGCCAGAACAAAGCAGGAATttagggagggagggctggggagtcTGAGAAGTGTCAGGAAGtcagtgtggggggggggggtgtccttTCCATGGTGCATCTGGGAAGCTACCTCTGAAATTGGCACTTGTTCTGCCGTGGGAGAAGATCcttcttcagtttttaaatgcAAGCTTAAATCAGCTGCACACAGCCCCTTGGGTTTCTGGGAAATCCTGAATGACGTGCTTTCCTTTTTTGAATGTTCTGCAGGGAAACTAAAGAGGGTGCTTCACTGTTGCCCTGAAGTTTTCACCATGCATCAACGGGACATTGATGACATTGTCCAGGTCCTCAAGGAGAAGTGCCTCTTCACAGTACAGCAGGTGACCAGCATTTTGCACCGATGCCCGTCTGTGCTTCGAGAGGAGCCCAGGGAACTGGAGTACAAGTTCCAGGTGAGGAGGACGGACAGAGTGACGGGGTGGGAAGGCGGGCTTTGCACGAAGCAGCGAGGGGCAGCTGTAGGACGAGAGCCTCAGACACCTCACCTGCGAGCGGGTGAGTGAAAGGCTTAGATTCCTTTTGTACACGCTGGCCAAAGAGAATCAGAGATTCGGGTTCTggttcttttgctttttcactACTGATCACACCTGTGCTGCAGCTTTTCTGCCATTAATAATGTATAACTCGGTCCCATTCTTAGAGTCCACCTGGGGACTCTGGTTGaaatagctaattttaaaatagttaaaacctTCCTATCTTTAGAATCTGTTCTGCATATTGACTTTGAAAATGTAGTTGTGACAGTTGTCCTAATTTTTTAGTAATACTTATGACAACTTAGGTCAAATTCCAagatgttttctgaattttttgcCTATCCTTTCCATACTCATAGTTTTCCTTCCCCCGGCTGAAGAAAACTATAACTTCTCCCTTCTGCCCCTTTATTTTCTGCTACATTTTTCtcaatataaatttgaaaatgctttgaaaactgcCGCCCGTCATACAAACATCAGTATCACAGAGTGGGTATCCTACTGTTGTTAATCGGGCAATTCCTTCTGAATGCTTGTGGACAACTTAGGTTTACTGTGGATTGTGGAAGGATAGGTTTTAAGACTCTGTTCCTGGGATTACTAAACGGGTTTGTGTCTTCCAGTATGCGTACTTTAGGATGGGAGTTAAGCAGCTGGACATAGTCAGGAGTGAGTTCTTGCAGTACTCGATGACCAAGATTAAGCAGAGGCACGTGTACCTGGAGCGCCTGGGACGGTACCAGACCCCAGATAAGAAGGGGCAGACGCAGATCCCCAACCCGCTGCTCAAGGACATCCTCAGAGTGTCGGAAGCCGAGTTTTTGGCCAGGACAGCCCGTTCTTCtgttgaggagtttgaggtttttaAGAAGCTCCTGGCTCGGGAAGAGGACGAGGAGTCTGAGAGCGGCTTGTCAGATGATAAAAGCGCAAGTCTGGGCGAGGacgaggaggacgaggaggatgaggaggagcagCTATGAAGGAAGGACGGGGCGGCAGGGCGTGGACACAAGGGACGTGTGCTCTCCCCTCAGAGCTCTTGGGACCTTCACTCGGATCTTAAGTTACATTTCATTCTAAAACTGGTCTTTTGACGtaagaattattataaatcaGCTAAGAAGTAGACAGGAGGGGAAACGCGTCATCAGCCTGCTGTCGGGTGTCTGTGGGAGGCCCTGCCCATCCCGAAGAAGAGACTGACTTGGAGCTGTTAAAATCCAGGGGACTCAATACACGAAAAGTTGGTTTAATTCTAAATGTCTCGGTGATAATTCCATGACCGGGGAGGATGGGGTTCCTTCTTCTGGCTCAAGAatcactttatattttcttctagtgatAGACATAAAATTATGAGAAGGCAGAATAAGGTTTTAGAACATCATAGcactttattttatgaaaacaagTAGCAGGTTTTCCAcaaaaatacttgtttttaatCCAAAAGTATCTTATTGCTTCCTAACTGCATTCAGTGTACAGCAGAGTAAAAGGAAATCGATTAGTAACGTGTGGCTTAATTTTGCACAGCTTCTAAGGCCAGCAAAGCTCTGGGTACTTTTCTCCACCTTTGTGAGGAACAGGCCCTCCTGTCTGGGGAAGCCGGCTTTTGTGCCAGCTCTGGGCCAGTGGGCACTGGCTGGCTTGGCGCCTTGGGCCCTGTGGCCTGTCCAGCCAGAGCGTGCTGGCGTGGAATGGTCTGAAGCGCTTATCTGCCCTGCCCGGGTAACACGTGGGCATCGAGaaccagaggagaggagaggagagggtcACAGAGTGGGGTGGGCTGGGCCAGGGTGCAGGGAGCTCTCCGCAGCCCCCAAGATGGAAGTGTCGCCTTGGGGACCCCTCGGTTTGAGGAGCAGTTCAAAGTGTCGGGAAGGGAAACGGGATTTGACGTAAGCTGGGGGTGATCTCTGAGGTAGAGGCCTGGCGTTGATGGCGTGAGCTCTGAGAGGGGCCTAGAGGATTGGTGCAACCTAGAATGTTCTAGGTAGGTAGCCCTTCCTCAGGAGCTGGCATGGGATTGAAGCAGAAAGTATTTTTGGTGATGGGACCAAAATTCAGATCCTGCTGGCAGCATTTTAACAGTTATGTGAAACGCCAATGCTTGGCCTTGTTTTTCCCACATAGACCAAGTAAGGATCCTCCAAGGCTACTGTCCTCACCTGGGGGGCGTCTTGACCCTCAGGGGACATCTGGTGATCTCTGGGGACGTGGTGTCACGACCTCTGGGAGGGTGCTACTGAGATCTGGGGAGCAGAGGCCAGGGACGCTGCAAAGCGTCCGATGACGCCCAGGACGCCCGCACGAGGGGGAGTGACCCAGCCCCAAACGCCAGTGCCCAGGCTGAGAAGCTGCTGTGAGGCCTGGCTCAATACATGAAGGTGAACATGTCTATTTGTGACAACTTCAGATGGTAAATGGACTTGCAATAGTTGTagcattttatttaaaggaaaaatagctGATTTTTCAGTAGGGCTCCTTGCCCCTGTGCACTGGAACACTCTGAGCTGAGCTGTGTCCTGTGGGACTCAGCGCCGAGGCGGCCATGCCCCTGCGTCCCCAGCAGGCTCGCGCTGGAGCACGACTACAAAGAAAAGCAGCTCAGTGACTCACTCCGCCTCTCGAGTCAGACGTTGGTGGCAGCTTGGTGGCAGCGGTTTGCCAGCGGGAGGAGTTTCCGCTTCGGGAAGGTGCAGGAGGGAGCGGAGGTTTCCTCACTCACACCGGAGCCCGCGTGCCGTGCGGAACGGGGAGTCCGTCTTTACTGTCTCGGCCAAGGGCAAAACTGAAAGCAGAGACGTTGCGGTCTGTGCCAGTGTTTTCACTCACTGTCCCACTTGGTGGCACCCAAGTGACTGCCACTCTCCCTGCAACCTAAGATGTTCTTGTGCCCGAGCAGAGGACCACGTAGAGTCCTAAACCTGTGCTTGGTAACGTGGTCATCCCAAGTTCTGATTAGCAAGTGGTTAACAAAACaactcataattttattttgacacagaaataaatgtttatgccCCTGGTAATTTTGGCTTCTGTTATTACTCATTTCCTTGAGTGgacttctgaatattttcaaggaaaacaTTCGAGTTTGAAGATGGAGCCATGTGACAAAAACAAGGGTGGCTCGAGTGGAATGTTTCAAGAACAAAGTGTGATTCCTTTAGCATCAGGACGTCTTTTTACCAGCTGCTTAATTTGTAAAGTATCAGAAAGGGCTCATCGTGACAGCACAGACCATTCCTTGTTGAACAAAGGCTCTAAGCTAAAACCTGGAGTGTGTCAGCGTTCGCTGCGTGGCTGAGGGGCTCGAGGTCGTAGGAAGTAGAAAGTTTCATAGTAGAAAGTTGATCTACTCTTCCAGTGATAGCACCGTTTGCTCGTAACGCTGTAGCTTACACGGACGAACAGTGACGGGTCCCAGTGCTGCCGCTGAAGTCGGCAGTGGGCGTTCGTGTACGTAGCTTTCTCTGTCCCCCGTGTTCCAGACCCTTCCCTGCTCAGCCTGCCGCGCTCCGGTGGGCCTTTGGAGACTGGGGAACGTCTCTGGAGTACAGTAGAGACTTCTTGAAACGACTGTTCCTCCTTTTTGAAAATGACAAATTGCATGATACACAGACATATGCacacaaaattttaataaaaaataaaaagcctaaaatatacTCTAACTCTTAGAAAAcctttttataaaagaggaagggaaggaggcccTGGTGGCTGGAATGCTGACTCGGCAGAGCCGGGCGGCGCAGCGGGTCCTCGATCCCCAGCTGGGCAGCTGTGACGAGACTCAGCGCGAGCAGAGGTGCGACTGGCTTTGGTTTTAACCTTACGtgcagggagaagacagctgcTCGGAATGTGCTGGAAAGCAGATGTGGTAAGAGATGCGGCGGTGTTCTGCTTGTGAGGCTGGGAACGTCTGAGACTGCGTGTGCTGCCTGGTAGCCTGCAACAGCGTTGCTTGAGGCACGGACTGAAAGGAGCCTCGGCCGCCATCCAGCCCACCCCGGGCGTCCGTCGCTGTCGCATTGCGACGTGTGAGGAGGAGCCGGTGCTGCTTCCAGGCGCTGCGGCCTTGGCTGTCCGCGTAGGGGTCTGCATGGCTTTTCTCCGGGAAAATTCGGGGGTCTTTGGTGCCGTGGTGGTGACTTGTCATCCAAGGGGTAGCTTCCTTTGCGTAAGACCAAAGCCAGGTGATGTTGTGGACCAGGGCTTTGCCAACTGTGGCCCCGGGGCCAGTTTGGCCACcccttgtttttgtaaataaagttttattggaacacagccacatgcATGCAGTGCCACGGCTGTGGCTGTGTCTGTGCCACAACGGCAAAGCTGAGTGGGACCTCTGGTCTGCAAAGCCACAACTGTTGATTGACCCTTTACAGAGAAGCTCTGCCGGCCCTGCTGCAGACTGGCGGTGTCTAAGCTCCGCCTTAGTATTCACTAGCATTTCCTCTCTCAGATGGACGAGCCCTGTCCCGGGTCATAGGCCTGTGGGACGGGAGTGTAAGTGACGGGGAGAGCAGAGCAGGTGAGCAGTGCCGGGGCCTGGCCTGCCTCCCGGCGTCGCCCGCCCCTCCCCGCTCCGCCCTGCGCCGTGGCAGCTCCTCCCCGGTCGTTAGGGCTCACAGTCCCACGGGGAGAATCCTGTCTCTGGCACTGGGATCTGAGGGCTGCAGAGGTGTGACCAGCGCCTTGCCAGGCCTGGCTGGTGACAAGCTGCCGTCCCTCAGCAGGGCGCAGACCACACCTGCACAAACCGCAGCCTGGGCGTAGCATGGGCTGCTCAGCTGCGTCGCAGGACTGGCAGATGGCAGGACTGGCAGATGGCCGTCTCCGAGGCGTCTCCCAGGGTGGGCTGGTGAGTGTGCAGCCTGGCGTCTGCCTGCTGAGGTTGGGGACAGAGGTCGCAGAG
The nucleotide sequence above comes from Eulemur rufifrons isolate Redbay chromosome 1, OSU_ERuf_1, whole genome shotgun sequence. Encoded proteins:
- the MTERF4 gene encoding transcription termination factor 4, mitochondrial codes for the protein MAAFRRQVLDCCRLFPLTWARMARETPCLGERKTTTASLLRKLTTASSGGDLEELSCAGSNKYVKEPECRTNLVQCVLEKQRTPVDRGSLELEKVTSSLLDMGFSDAHVNELLSIRPGANPQQLLDIISEFMLLGLNPEPVCVALKKSPQLLKLSIMQMKKRSIYLRKLGLGEGKLKRVLHCCPEVFTMHQRDIDDIVQVLKEKCLFTVQQVTSILHRCPSVLREEPRELEYKFQYAYFRMGVKQLDIVRSEFLQYSMTKIKQRHVYLERLGRYQTPDKKGQTQIPNPLLKDILRVSEAEFLARTARSSVEEFEVFKKLLAREEDEESESGLSDDKSASLGEDEEDEEDEEEQL